In Bubalus kerabau isolate K-KA32 ecotype Philippines breed swamp buffalo chromosome 4, PCC_UOA_SB_1v2, whole genome shotgun sequence, one DNA window encodes the following:
- the ZACN gene encoding zinc-activated ligand-gated ion channel, with the protein MALRLLLHLTFLGLGTTQPLAQQQGFSAPAFDWPSSSNLNSPQEVPDHIQIPNNGSKPLVVDVQVFVSNVFNVDILRYTVSSTLLLRLSWLNTRLALNSTGHQRNPIMLPWDVLWMPRLTVWEALWVNWQDKSPQARVDRDGHIEFYLALTTETNCDFELFHFPRDQSDCHLTFFAFSNTVTELEFQVHAVNEIVSVKREFMVQDLKTQIPPQHLVPCFQVTLRLQNTALKAILTLLVPGEALLLADLCGGLLPLYTERIAYKVTLLLSYLVFHSSLIQALPSSSSCNPLLVYYFTVLLLLLFVSTTETVLLTGLLARGNLRAEDSPSPALKGEQHDHGKPGPNPEEAPGAGKGSRRSWAEAADHIFFQVYVVGVACSQVIFIVLWMWATCKSDPAPGAASPHGRQPRL; encoded by the exons ATGGCCCTGCGGCTCCTGCTGCATCTCACCTTCCTCGGGCTCGGAACCACTCAGCCTTTGGCTCAGCAGCAGGGCTTTAGCGCGCCGGCATTCG ACTGGCCATCCTCCTCCAACCTCAACTCACCCCAGGAGGTTCCGGATCACATCCAGATTCCGAACAATGGAAGCAAGCCCCTGGTGGTGGACGTGCAGGTGTTTGTGTCCAATGTGTTTAACGTG GACATCCTTCGGTACACAGTGTCCTCCACGTTGCTGCTTCGGCTG TCCTGGCTGAACACACGCCTGGCCTTGAACTCAACTGGGCACCAGCGGAACCCAATCATGCTGCCCTGGGACGTACTCTGGATGCCGAGACTCACTGTTTGGGAGGC CCTCTGGGTGAATTGGCAGGACAAGAGCCCGCAGGCCCGCGTAGACAGGGACGGCCACATCGAGTTCTACCTGGCCCTCACCACGGAGACCAACTGCGACTTTGAGCTCTTCCACTTCCCCAGGGACCAGAGCGACTGCCACCTCACCTTCTTCGCTTTCAGCAACACTG TGACGGAGCTGGAGTTCCAGGTCCACGCGGTGAACGAGATTGTGAGTGTCAAGagggagttcatggttcaggaTCTGAAAACCCAAATCCCGCCCCAGCACCTGGTACCCTGCTTCCAGGTGACG TTGCGCCTGCAGAACACAGCACTAAAGGCCATCTTAACGCTCCTGGTCCCTGGGGAGGCGCTGCTGTTGGCTGACCTTTGCGGGGGGCTGCTGCCCCTCTACACTGAGCGCATCGCCTACAAGGTGACCCTGCTTCTGAGCTACCTCGTCTTCCACTCCTCCCTGATACAggccctgcccagctcctcctcctgcaACCCCCTGCTAG TTTACTACTTCAccgtcctgctgctgctgctctttgtCAGCACCACCGAGACTGTGCTGTTGACCGGGCTCCTGGCCCGGGGCAACCTCAGGGCAGAGGACAGCCCCAGCCCAGCGCTGAAGGGGGAGCAGCACGACCACGGGAAGCCAGGGCCTAACCCTGAag aagcccctggagcagggaagggGTCCAGAAGGAGCTGGGCGGAGGCTGCTGACCACATCTTCTTCCAGGTGTATGTGGTAGGGGTGGCGTGTAGCCAGGTCATCTTCATTGTGCTTTGGATGTGGGCGACATGCAAGTCGGACCCAGCCCCTGGAGCGGCCTCACCCCACGGCAGGCAGCCCAGGCTGTAA
- the GALR2 gene encoding galanin receptor type 2, which produces MNGSGGLDTEDTSEAGGGNSWQLEAVIVPTLFALIFLVGTVGNALVLAVLLRSGQAVSTTNLFILNLGVADLCFIVCCVPFQATIYTLDDWVFGSLLCKAVHFLIFLTMHASSFTLAAVSLDRYLAIRYPLHSRELRTPRNAMAAISLVWGLSLLFSAPYLSYYRQSRLANLTVCHPAWSAPRRRAMDLCTFVVSYLLPVLVLGLTYALTLRYLWCAVDPAAAGSGARRAKRKVTRMIIIVTALFCLCWMPHHTLILCVWFGRFPLTRATYALRILSHLVSYANSCVNPIVYALVSKHFRKGFREICAGLLRRAPRRASGRVCVAPRAPHGGSVLERESTDPLPLCRRLSAASRPATFPTCPGRTQRPPKAS; this is translated from the exons ATGAATGGCTCGGGTGGCCTGGACACCGAGGACACAAGCGAGGCGGGAGGCGGGAACAGCTGGCAGCTTGAGGCGGTCATCGTGCCCACGCTCTTTGCGCTCATCTTCCTCGTGGGCACCGTAGGCAACGCACTGGTGCTGGCCGTGCTGCTTCGCAGTGGCCAGGCGGTCAGCACAACCAACCTGTTCATCCTCAATCTGGGCGTGGCCGACCTGTGTTTCATCGTGTGCTGCGTGCCCTTCCAGGCCACCATCTACACCCTGGACGACTGGGTGTTCGGCTCGCTGCTTTGCAAGGCGGTGCACTTCCTCATCTTCCTCACCATGCACGCCAGCAGCTTCACGCTGGCCGCCGTCTCCCTGGACCG GTACCTGGCCATCCGCTATCCACTGCACTCCCGCGAGCTGCGCACGCCTCGCAACGCGATGGCGGCCATCAGTCTCGTCTGGGGGCTCTCGCTGCTCTTCTCCGCGCCGTACCTGAGTTACTATCGCCAGTCCCGGTTAGCCAACCTGACCGTGTGCCACCCGGCGTGGAGCGCGCCGCGCCGCCGCGCCATGGACCTCTGCACCTTCGTCGTCAGCTATCTGCTGCCGGTCCTGGTGCTCGGCCTGACCTACGCGCTCACCCTGCGCTACCTCTGGTGCGCCGTCGACCCGGCGGCCGCCGGCTCGGGCGCCCGGCGCGCCAAGCGTAAGGTGACACGCATGATCATCATCGTGACCGCGCTCTTCTGCCTCTGCTGGATGCCTCACCACACGCTGATCCTCTGCGTGTGGTTCGGCCGTTTTCCTCTTACGCGCGCCACTTACGCGCTGCGCATCCTCTCGCACCTGGTCTCCTATGCCAACTCCTGCGTCAACCCCATCGTCTACGCTCTCGTCTCCAAGCACTTCCGCAAGGGTTTCCGAGAGATCTGCGCGGGCCTGTTGCGCCGCGCCCCGCGCAGAGCCTCGGGCCGCGTGTGCGTCGCGCCCCGGGCCCCCCACGGCGGCAGCGTGCTGGAGCGCGAGTCGACTGACCCTCTGCCCCTGTGCCGGCGCCTCTCCGCGGCCAGTCGTCCAGCCACGTTCCCGACCTGTCCGGGAAGGACCCAAAGGCCCCCAAAGGCATCTTGA